One genomic window of Pseudomonas aeruginosa includes the following:
- the thiE gene encoding thiamine phosphate synthase, translating to MKLRGLYAITDSQLLDDGRLLPYVEAALRGGARLLQYRDKSSDQARRLREAESLRELCERHGAQLIVNDDAELAARLGVGLHLGQTDGSLSAARALLGRQAIIGATCHAQLELAEQAVAEGASYVAFGRFFNSSTKPGAPAASVELLDQARPRLHLPITAIGGISLDTAPGLIARGVDLVAVIHALFAAASAAEVERRARAFSALFEPA from the coding sequence ATGAAACTGCGCGGCCTGTACGCCATCACCGATAGCCAGCTACTGGACGACGGCCGCCTGCTGCCCTACGTCGAAGCCGCGCTCCGCGGCGGCGCGCGCCTGCTGCAATACCGCGACAAATCCAGCGACCAGGCGCGGCGCCTGCGCGAGGCGGAAAGCCTGCGCGAACTCTGCGAACGCCACGGCGCGCAGTTGATCGTCAACGACGACGCCGAACTCGCCGCGCGCCTGGGCGTCGGCCTGCACCTCGGCCAGACCGACGGTTCGCTGTCGGCGGCGCGCGCCCTGCTCGGCCGCCAGGCGATCATCGGCGCCACCTGCCACGCCCAACTGGAACTGGCCGAGCAGGCGGTGGCCGAGGGCGCCAGCTACGTCGCCTTCGGCCGCTTCTTCAATTCCAGCACCAAACCCGGCGCCCCCGCCGCCAGCGTCGAACTGCTCGACCAGGCCCGGCCGCGCCTGCACCTGCCGATCACCGCCATCGGCGGCATCAGCCTCGATACCGCGCCCGGTCTGATCGCCCGCGGCGTCGATCTGGTCGCCGTGATCCATGCGCTGTTCGCCGCCGCGTCCGCCGCCGAGGTGGAACGCCGCGCCCGCGCCTTCAGCGCCCTGTTCGAACCTGCCTGA
- the hemL gene encoding glutamate-1-semialdehyde 2,1-aminomutase — MSRSETLFNNAQKHIPGGVNSPVRAFKSVGGTPLFFKHAEGAYVLDEDDKRYVDYVGSWGPMILGHSHPDVLDAVRRQLDHGLSYGAPTALEVEMADLVCSMVPSMEMVRMVSSGTEATMSAIRLARGYTGRDSIIKFEGCYHGHSDSLLVKAGSGALTFGVPNSPGVPAAFAKHTLTLPFNDIEAVRKTLGEVGKEVACIIVEPVAGNMNCVPPAPGFLEGLREACDEHGVVLIFDEVMTGFRVALGGAQAYYGVTPDLSTFGKIIGGGMPVGAFGGKREIMQQISPLGPVYQAGTLSGNPLAMAAGLTTLRLISRPGFHDELTAYTTRMLDGLQQRADAAGIPFVTTQAGGMFGLYFSGADAIVTFEHVMASDVERFKRFFHLMLDGGVYLAPSAFEAGFTSIAHGDKELEITLNAAEKAFAALK, encoded by the coding sequence ATGTCCCGTTCCGAAACGCTGTTCAACAACGCCCAGAAACACATTCCCGGCGGGGTCAACTCCCCGGTGCGCGCCTTCAAGAGCGTCGGCGGCACCCCGCTGTTCTTCAAGCACGCCGAAGGCGCCTATGTACTGGACGAGGACGACAAGCGCTACGTGGACTATGTCGGCTCCTGGGGCCCGATGATCCTCGGCCACAGCCATCCGGACGTGCTCGACGCGGTGCGCCGGCAGCTCGACCACGGTCTGTCCTATGGCGCGCCGACCGCGCTGGAAGTGGAAATGGCCGACCTGGTCTGCTCCATGGTGCCGTCGATGGAGATGGTGCGCATGGTCAGCTCCGGCACCGAGGCGACCATGAGCGCCATCCGTCTGGCCCGCGGCTACACCGGGCGCGACAGCATCATCAAGTTCGAAGGCTGCTACCACGGTCACTCCGACAGCCTGCTGGTGAAGGCCGGCTCCGGCGCCCTGACCTTCGGCGTGCCGAACTCCCCGGGCGTTCCGGCGGCCTTCGCCAAGCACACCCTGACCCTGCCGTTCAACGACATCGAGGCGGTGCGCAAGACCCTGGGCGAAGTCGGCAAGGAGGTCGCCTGCATCATCGTCGAGCCGGTTGCCGGCAACATGAACTGTGTGCCGCCGGCGCCGGGCTTCCTCGAAGGCCTGCGCGAAGCCTGCGACGAACACGGCGTGGTGCTGATCTTCGACGAAGTGATGACCGGCTTCCGTGTCGCCCTCGGCGGCGCCCAGGCCTACTACGGGGTCACCCCGGACCTGTCGACCTTCGGCAAGATCATCGGCGGCGGCATGCCGGTGGGCGCCTTCGGCGGCAAGCGCGAGATCATGCAGCAGATTTCCCCGCTGGGCCCGGTCTACCAGGCCGGCACGCTCTCGGGCAACCCGCTGGCGATGGCCGCCGGCCTGACCACCCTGCGCCTGATCAGCCGCCCCGGTTTCCACGACGAACTGACCGCCTACACCACGCGCATGCTCGACGGCCTGCAACAGCGCGCGGATGCCGCCGGCATCCCCTTCGTCACCACCCAGGCGGGCGGCATGTTCGGCCTGTACTTCAGCGGCGCCGACGCCATCGTCACCTTCGAGCACGTGATGGCCAGCGACGTCGAACGCTTCAAGCGCTTCTTCCACCTGATGCTCGACGGTGGCGTGTACCTTGCGCCTAGCGCCTTCGAGGCCGGCTTCACCTCCATCGCCCATGGCGACAAGGAGCTGGAAATCACGCTGAACGCCGCCGAAAAAGCCTTCGCCGCGCTGAAATGA
- a CDS encoding hydroxymethylpyrimidine/phosphomethylpyrimidine kinase: protein MKTPTSRPVVLCLSGHDPSGGAGLQADIEALLAQGCHAAPAVTALTVQDTVNVSDFRVLDREWVLAQANAVLADLPVAAVKLGMLGSLEMVDTVAEILAAHPHLPVVCDPVLRAGGGGALGKGDVGFAMRERLLPRATIATPNLPEARLLADLPEGSADQCAERLLEHCEHLLITGGHGDESEVHNRLYSRDGSRRTFTCQRLPGSYHGSGCTLASALAGRIAFGEALHGAVQSALDYTWRTLRDAESPGHGQYVPRRLPTDFCH from the coding sequence ATGAAAACACCGACTTCCCGCCCCGTAGTGCTCTGCCTGTCCGGTCACGACCCCAGTGGTGGCGCCGGACTGCAAGCCGACATCGAAGCCCTGCTCGCCCAGGGCTGCCACGCCGCCCCGGCGGTCACCGCGCTGACCGTGCAGGACACCGTCAACGTCAGCGACTTCCGCGTCCTCGACCGCGAGTGGGTGCTGGCCCAGGCCAACGCCGTACTCGCCGACCTGCCCGTCGCGGCGGTCAAGCTGGGTATGCTCGGTTCGCTGGAGATGGTCGACACGGTGGCCGAGATCCTCGCCGCCCACCCGCACTTGCCGGTGGTCTGCGATCCGGTGCTGCGCGCCGGCGGCGGCGGTGCGTTGGGCAAGGGCGACGTCGGCTTCGCCATGCGCGAGCGGCTGCTGCCGCGCGCCACCATCGCCACGCCGAACCTGCCGGAAGCGCGCCTGCTCGCCGACCTGCCCGAGGGCAGCGCCGACCAGTGCGCCGAGCGCCTGCTGGAACACTGCGAGCACCTGTTGATCACCGGCGGACACGGCGACGAAAGCGAAGTGCACAATCGCCTGTACAGCCGCGACGGCAGCCGCCGCACCTTCACCTGCCAGCGCCTGCCCGGCAGCTACCATGGCTCCGGCTGCACCCTGGCCAGCGCCCTGGCCGGTCGCATCGCCTTCGGCGAAGCGCTGCACGGCGCCGTGCAGAGCGCCCTCGACTACACCTGGCGGACCCTGCGCGACGCCGAGAGTCCGGGCCACGGCCAATACGTGCCGCGCCGCCTGCCCACCGACTTCTGTCACTGA